Below is a genomic region from Biomphalaria glabrata chromosome 3, xgBioGlab47.1, whole genome shotgun sequence.
TATCGATAAATTCGAATCAAAGCCATAACTGACAGAACAAGCCAGCAAATCCAACAGCTCCAAAGGccaaactgtaaaaaaaaatatttttaaaaatttcatatGATTGCATTTTATGGCTTATAGTATATATCTTAATATGGTTTTAactgaacaaaaacatttatttttaaatgtcagtTCTAGCTGTTGTGGTTGCTGAGTTGCCATGATGTCCTAAATACAGTATTACTAAGAAGTTCCACTGACACTATTTGATgcctaaataattttttttgtccattatGCTTTAATCCAGCTTGGTttgcttttactttttttaaatggaagaGTTTTGTGGTATATTCATCAAATTTGATCTGCATAAGTCAGATTGTCAAAATTAACAAGCCAAGATGTAtttggaaggaaaaaaaaaagcataaaaacttacaaagccaaaaaaaaGAGTAAGTTAATGAgtccaaagaaaataaaagtattatacATAAGGAACTATGAATCAATATAATGAAGTCAGGTCTTAGTCAGAGGTGCAAGCTTTTCCATAACTTGTctgacattaaaattaaattaattttgaagaaaaaaaacaacaaactaaccTGCACCATTTGCCATTGTAGATAAAAACTATCCGCATCAACATCAATTTTACTTCCAATTTGTATATACTGGCCATTTTCACAACTGTGAGAAACaagttcaaaatttaaaaatagcttaCACATTTTTTAGACTTGGCAAACAGGAAtactaaaataacaaaataatttcttctATTTACTACGGTATAGTTATGAAAGTTATTTATAGCATATAAAACTAAggtcacaaaaaaaagctacaaaTCGATACCAAGATCAGTTGATTACAATACCGTTTCGATACTctagaatactttaaaaagtaGGGTTTTAGACCAGAACTTGATTTTTTCGCTTGTACCCCACTCATTAAAAGTCAAATTATAGTTATAAAATAttagatatttaaaagttttattaaaaatgtgcatactatttacatttttctaaaGGAATATGAGAAAAActaaaaatcaatattttttggCAAAATCGACTATTTTCTCACTGTGCAGTCCCTTTAACACAAAGCAAAGTTTTACCTATCAATTCCAGACTTTGGATCTGTCACTAGTTTACACCAATCCTGAAAGCCAACACTGACAGACAATCCAgaagaaaacacacaaatacAAGTGATGGAGTTTATGGTAAGATTCAGGAATGCATCTATCCAagagctaaataaaaatatgtcgCAAAtcttgaaaaatgttttacattaaaatacattttgaaaaagatTCTGATATACACATATGACTACAATTGTTGTTCAAACGTTTTCTACTGTTCTGCAGTAGGTCAGGGTAGAACATAATAATAacctaaactaaataaaattaaaactactTGTCTCATTCAAGTaaattataactaaaaaaataattaaaaaaaaaataataataataatacgaaaaataaaatataggtGCTATAATAAATGGAAGCCTATCATGGAAACCCCatattaatgaaattaaaagaaaataaatcaagACAAATAGAATTCTTAATTAACTAGACGAATGACATAGACCTAATTCAGCACATGAGATAGAGAAGTAAAGTAGAAGTGATATCTAAAACACTAATCCTAACCCTTGgttcaatacaaaaaaacattctaaaaaCTTAGTAACCAAGACACATCAACAGAATTCTTGTTCCATATGTTCTAATGGGTTGCCTGGTTTACAGCAGAATCCTCTAATTCGAGACATGACTTCAAATTATACTTCAACAACTGAAATAGCtgaataatatgaatttatacAAATCTACTATTCTTGTTAGGGAAGTCATCAAACtgaagtttattttatattttagtttgacactcttttttaaaaatgtttgtcagAATACTACATTTCTTCAAACAGCTTCTTGGCCAGCATCTTTTTCTTGAAGGCTTACATTTCTCATTTCAATTGTAAGAGATTTGTAATTTTCTCTTCAATGGATTTGAGCTAGAAACTTGAAAACCTGACTATGAAATGTCATTCTGTTTAGAACTTGGAAAATATTGATATACAAGTGATAGTCATTACAACATAGTACAAATTGTCTGGAATTATCAGGAACTAAGAAAGGATTTCTAATTAACTCCTAACAAGATCagaaggaaaaaacaacaacaatgaagaGAATACAAATTAAGTAAGTATCATTTTGATGTTATGCAAGTTCAAATTACTTCCACTGTACTATGAACCCTTTTGTATTATCtgtgaattaatttttaaagatgTAAGTCTTTTAGAAGTTATCTGTACACTTAGTGAAAGAATTTGATTTTCAACAAAGAATGTCCAGTATCCTTTAAAGCTACATCCATTAAATCCAAGTTTCCACCAAGATTAACTCTTGATCAGAAAACAAGTGCTTTACTAATATTgtcataaattttaaaaaagaggaaaaatatttttttgtttgcagaAATAGCAAATATAATCActggtggtaaaaaaaaatcttccatcAAATTTTCTACATCTGAGAACAGCTATGAAATGTCAAAAAATCTCAGCAAATGTGGggtgataaaaaaataaacaggtCTTTGATTATGATTAAATGTTTTACCTTTCAATCCCCCTTGCCAACAAAACTCCTATCCATATGATATAGATAAGTGAGACCAGCAATGACATAACTCCTATAAATATAGTAAAATTACATGCACTGTCTGGCCCCCAGTCAACTTTCTGCAGCTCTGTATCAGTGTTAGTAAAATTCCATTTGCCAGTGGCATAGAGCAGGCAGTGGCCTTTAAAATCATCCACGTTGACGCCAGCAGGAACACAAACAAAGAAAGACAAGACAAACAGCAGTAAATAAAAGCAAGCCTGAGCAAGCAAAAACACTTGAGGTATCCCCATTGTACCTGTTGAAAGATATTGTTAAATATTATTAACAAATGCAAAGAAAGTGTTCTTGAGCAATTACGTTTTTGTTATCTAATGTTAAACATAGTTTTAGACTAATATGATGAAGCACACGAGAAAGCTGGTGATgctgatttttaaataaatcaaaagcaaaataataattataaaggtGTCCCTGCATTTTAAATGAGGAATGTCTTCACCTGTACCCTTCTATGTATGTAAAATGTtcaattaaaagaatttttccaaactgtttatttttcttataacAATGATTAATTATAATTGGTAATATTGCTTTGCTAATCTAATAAGTCTATTTCAGAATGGTCTTCATCAATAAGGTTACCTGACCTCCatcctgagatgaactccatttggtagcaaggctggaaggattaGTCCTCCCGTTGAGCCTTGGcaagaaactctgctgttaggcgtagtgcctttaagctcccatacaggtcaaataactctgcagacaaactataCCAAAGCTCTCAGAGATGCAGACACTCTTGCAAGATATGCGCCactgtcggcaacgggcatcaaaatttggccggaaccgggcaaaCTAAGCACCAACAGGGAAGTGCCCCGTTCTACACTGTGCAATGATTGATTTCTCCGACCTATTTAGCCTCCACCATGGATTGTCGTCGTCCGGGCGACGCAAATGCTGCCAAACTCCACGAgctttgttggagccatcccaggatttcaaccacttgTCACGTACCCACTCTTGGATT
It encodes:
- the LOC106053170 gene encoding transmembrane protein 179-like, giving the protein MGIPQVFLLAQACFYLLLFVLSFFVCVPAGVNVDDFKGHCLLYATGKWNFTNTDTELQKVDWGPDSACNFTIFIGVMSLLVSLIYIIWIGVLLARGIESSWIDAFLNLTINSITCICVFSSGLSVSVGFQDWCKLVTDPKSGIDSCENGQYIQIGSKIDVDADSFYLQWQMVQFGLWSCWICWLVLSVMALIRIYRYHRRESFYTSINREKQRLLAHVGKAPEQA